TGTGTTCATGATCATGTCTGTGTTCATGCTCATGTCTGTGTTCATGCTCATGTctgttttcatgttcatgtctGTGTTCATGTTCATGTCTGTGTTCATGTTCATGTCTGTGTTCATGATCATGTCTGTGTTCATGCTCATGTCTGTGTTCATGCTCATGTCTGTGTTCATGTTCATGTCTGTGTTCATGCTCATGTCTGTGTTCATGCTCATGTCTGTGTTCATGCTCATGTCTGTGTTCATGCTCATGTCTGTGTTCATGCTCATGTCTGTGTTCATGCTCATGTCTGTGTTCATGTTCATGTCTGTGTTCATGTTCATGTCTGTGTTCATGTTCATGTCTGTGTTCATGATCATGTCTGTGTTCATGCTCATGTCTGTGTTCATGCTCATGTctgttttcatgttcatgtctGTGTTCATGTTCATGTCTGTGTTCATGTTCATGTCTGTGTTCATGATCATGTCTGTGTTCATGCTCATGTCTGTGTTCATGCTCATGTCTGTGTTCATGTTCATGTCTGTGTTCATGCTCATGTCTGTGTTCATGCTCATGTCTGTGTTCATGTTCATGTCTGTGTTCATGCTCATGTCTGTGTTCATGCTCATGTCTGTGTTCATGATCATGTCTGTGTTCATGCTCATGTCTGTGTTCATGCTCATGTCTGTGTTCGTAGCGGGAAAATATTCTGGAACAAATATGTGACTAAGGCGCTCTCTCTTAGGACTAACTAATGTGTTTACTTGTAATGGACTAAACACAAGCAGCCACTAGTTATTTGTACCTTAACAGTTTATGGTGATGTGGGAAGTTTCCCctcagtgtgtgagagagagggagggagagacttccatccctccctctccttcccccacccctcaccttcccccaccctcaccttccccaaaccctcaccttcccccaccctcaccttccccaacCTCTCACGTTCCCCAAcctctcacgttcccccacccctcaccttcctccacccctcaccttcccccacccctcaccttcccccacccctctccttcccccaccctcaccttcccccaccctcaccttcctccacccctcaccttcccccacccctcaccttcccccaccctcaccttcccccacccctctccttcccccaccctcaccttcccccaccctcaccttcctccacccctcaccttcccccacccctcaccctaccccacccctcaccttcctcctctcctcaccttcccccacccctcaccttccTCAACCACTTAccttcccccacccctcaccttccccctcccctcaccttcccccaccctcaccttcctcCACCCCTCACCTTCCTCCACCCCTTAccttcccccacccctcaccttcccccacccctctccttcccccaccCTTACCTTCCtccacccctcaccttcccccaccctcaccttcctccacccctcaccttcctccactcctcatcttcccccacccctcaccttcccccacccttcaccttcccccacccttcaccttcccccacccctcaccttcccccaccctcaccttccccctccctcaccttcacccacccctcaccttcccccacccttcaccttcccccacccctcaccttcccccaccctcaccttcccccttcctcaccttcccccacccctcaccttcccccacccttcaccttcccccacccctcaccttcccccacccctcaccttcccccacccctcaccttcccccacccctcaccttcctccacccctcaccttcccccaccctcaccttcccccaccataaccttcccccaccctcacctgcccccaccctcaccttcccccacCCTCACTTTCCCCCACCATAAccttcccccacccctcacctgcccccaccctcaccttcccccactcctcaccttccccccaccctcaccttcccccacccctcacctgcctttcccctcaccttcccccaccctcaccttccctcaccctcaccttcccccacccctcaccttcccccaccccccaccttccccccaccctcaccttccctcaccctcaccttcctccaccctcacctttccccaccctcaccttcccccaccctcaccttcccccaccctcaccttcctccacccctcaccttcccccaccctcaccatcccccaccctcaccttccccccaccctcaccatcccccacccctcactttccctctctctcaccttcccccaccctcaccttcccccaccctcaccttcccccaccctcaccttccccctcccttcaccttcccccacccctcaccttcccccaccccccaccttccccccaccctcaccttccctcaagCTCACCTTCCtccaccctcaccttcccccaccctcaccttcccccaccctcaccttcccccaccctcaccttcctccacccctcaccttcccccaccctcaccatcccccaccctcaccttccccccaccctcaccatcccccacccctcactttccctctctctcaccttcccccaccctcaccttcccccaccctcaccttccctcaccctcaccttccccacccttaccttcccccaccctcacctccccccacttttcaccttcccccacccctcaccttcccccacctatcaccttccccaccctcaccttcccccacccctcaccttccccaccctaaccttcccctacccctcaccttcccccacccctcaccttcccccaccCTCGCCTTCCCCCACCCGTCAccttcccccacccctcaccttcccccacccctcaccttcccccaccTATcacattctctcaccctcaccttcccgcaccctcaccttcccccacccctcaccttccccctactctcaccttcccccacccctcatctttcccccccccccctcaccttcccccccaccatcaccttcccccaccctcacccttccccaccccccaccttccctccctccctctctctcaccttccctcctcctcaccttcccccacccctcaccttcccccatccctcacctttccccccctcaccttcccccccaCTATCACCTTTCCCCACCCCTTACCTtcacccaccctcaccttcccctatccctcacctaaccccacccttcaccttctcacaccctcaccttctcgcaccctcaccttcccctacccctcaccttcccccacccctcaccttcccccaccctcaccttcccccacccctcaccttcccgcaccctcaccttcccctatccctcacctaaccccacccctcaccttctcgcaccctcaccttcccctatccctcacctaaccccaccccccaccttcccccacccctcacctgcctttcccctcaccttcctccacccctcaccttcccccacccctcacctgccttccccctcaccttcctccacccctcaccttcccccacccctcaccttcccatacccctcaccctccctccccctcaccttccctcacctctctccttctcccacCCCTCACCTTCTCCCATCCCTCCTTTTCCaccacccctcaccttcccccaccTCTCgcttcccccccctcaccttccccccctcaccttcccccacccctcaccttcccccacccctcaccttccctccaggtcaccttccctccccctcaccttcctccacccctcactttcccccacccctcaccttccctcacccctcaccttcctccacccctcactttcccccacccctcaccttccctcacccctcaccttcccccacccctcaccttccTCCAACCCTCACTTTCCCccgcccctcacctccccccccccccccctcagaaagGTATAAAAATGCAAGTCAGTCATGAATTTACAATCGTATTTTTGTCCAAGTCTCTTTAAGATGATCGTTAAACTAAGGGAAAATACCTGAGGCGGAGGAGCGGCCGGAAGGTCAACCTTCACTACTTCAAAGGCAACCTTCCCAGGCCAGGAGGAAGATGGGTCTTGTctgctgattgaaaatgaaactgAAAATTTGTCATTTCTGAAGCCTTAAGTTGAGAAATTTCAggttcatatatatgtatatgtatatgtatatgtatatgtatatgtatatgtatatgtatatgtatatgtgtgtgtgtattcacctaggggcttgcgggggttgagctctgctctttggtcccgcctctcaaccgtcaatcaacaggtgtacaggttcctgagcctactgggctctatcatatctacacttgaaactgtgtatggagtcagcctccaccacatcacttcctaatgcattccatttgtcaaccactctgacactaaaaaagtgctttctaatatctcagtggctcatttggacacccagtttccacctgtgtcccctttttcgAGTTCCACCCATGATAAATAGTTTGTATTTGTTCACCCTGtctattcccctgagaattttgtaggtggtgatcatgtctcacccTTACTTTTCTCTGACTTTCAGCGACGTGAGggttagctcccgtagcctttcctcgtagctcatacctcgcagttccgggacgagtcttgtggcatacctctgtatcttctctaactttgtcttgtgtttaactaggtatggactccaggctggagctgcatactccaggattggtcagacataagtggtatacagggtcctgaacgattcctttcataagtttctaaaggcagttcttatgttggctaatctagcatatgctgctgatgaaatctttttgatgtgggcctctggggacagtttcggtgtgatatcaacccccagatctttctctccatTTGACttttgcaggatatcacctcccagaaggtaccttgtgttcagccttctgctcccttcacctaatttcattactttacactttcctgagttgaacttcagcagtcatttcctagaccattcctccagtttgtccaggtcacccTGCAGTCTCTGTCCattttcatccgtcttgattcttttcttaatttttgcatcatcagcaaacaatgagaggaatgacacttcctctggaagatcgtttacaaatattagaaacaggatgggtccaagcagTACCCATCCTGTCGTCGAGCAGtacccccataaaaggttgatacataagctggagaaacaggcaggaggaactggtagggcgctccagtggataagggagtacctaagcaataggaagcagagagttacagtgaggggtgagacctcagattggcgtgaagtcaccagtagagtcccacaaggctctgtactcggacctatcctgtttttgatatacgtaaatgatctcccagagggtatagactcattcctctcaatgtttgctgagaacgccttgtcccctgcagcccatgtcaagaggataacaaaagcagcatatgtcaggttggccaaattaagaacggcattcagaaacttgtgaaaggaatcctTTAGAACCTTGAAGACCAcgtgaccaatcctggagtatacagcttcagcatggagtccatatcttttCAAACAAAAAACTAAGTtgaagaaggttcagaggtttgccaccagactagtgcgtgAACTGAAGGGCATGATGTATGCGGtaagactacggaaattaaaccttaCGTCGTTTGAAGAGAGTTAgggggggcacatgatcaccacatacaagattctcaaaggaaatgatagggtagacaaagacagtttatttaacaaaagagacacacgcacaaggggacacaggtggaaattgagcgcCCAAATGAACCGTAGAGACATTAGAagtaattttttttagtgtcagagtagttgacaaatggaatgcattaggcagtgatgtggtggaggctgactccatacacagtttcaagtgtagatatgatagagcccagtaggctcaggaacctgtacattagcttttttttttggcagggatattcctgtgcgggccctaatcctctggctggcccactgcgcgggccctaagcctctggctggcccactgcgcgggccctaatcctctggctggcccactgcgcgggccctaagcctctggctggcccactaagtgttgcttgtttctgttttacttgggcggagtatgagtatttatgaatcgtatggtcgcttcagtaagattttgccatatgtgtttaacaacttcttctgctctgttgaatctaagttgatatcttaatgggtttgtaactgtgcactgtgttagataatgtccaTGAGCTGATCGACAGTTGTAATGTAATGTAGTGTaatgtaaatgtaatgtaataggtGTAGATAGGTGTAATGTAATaggtgtaatgaagataggtgtagggagcaggaggccagatacaaggtatcatttgggagaggaaattcttcaagagtcagagaaagaaaaagacttgggggttgatatcacgccagacctgtctcctgcagcacatatcaagacgataacatcagcggcatatgccaggctggccaacatacgaacggcattcagaaacttgtgtaaagaatcattcagaactttgtatatgtcaggccaatcctggagtatgcagccccagcatggagtccatatctagtcaaggataagattaaactggaaaaggttaaaggcttgccaccagactagtaaccgagctgagaggtatgagctacgaggagagactacgggaattaaacctcacttcgctggaagacagaagagttagggggacatgatcaccacattcaagattctcaagggaattgatagggtggataaagacaggctatttaacacaaggggcacacgcactaggggacacaggtggagactgagtgcccaaatgagccacagagatattagaaagaacttttttagtgtcagagtggttgacaaatggaatgcattaggaagtaatgtggtggaggctgactccatacacagtttcaagtgtagatatgatagagcccaataggctcaggaatctgtacacctgttgattgacggttgagaggcgggaccaaagagctaaagctcaacccccgcaagcacaactaagtgagtacaactaagtgagtacaactaagtgagtacaactaagtgagtacaactaagtgagtacaactaagtgagtacaactaagtgagtacaactaagtgagtacaactaagtgagtacacacacacaagaagacccagacaggaatgtgATAGAAACAAGTAATCATGGGAGacgtcaaccacgggaagatagattgggggaacagagacccacgtggcaacaaaaaactttttcagtcaacacgtcaagggcccgacaagaatgagaggaggggatgaaccagccttgggtgatctgatatttaccctaaatgagtcggatataagggaagttaagttggaagtccccttgggaataagtgatcatagtgtatcgagctttgagtacctggttgagctaggaattatcaccccgaaaaaagaactgggaaacaaagggctggcgtaccgaaagggaaactatgaggagatgaataaattcctatgggatataccatgggacacagaactcagaaccaagtccgttcaAGACATGATGGTGTATGTCAcccaaaattgtcaggaggctgtaagcaggattatcccagcccgacaggaaaaaaaactaGAAACATAAATctatggtttaatagggaatgtatgaaagcaaaggagctgaacaaaagggcatggaggaacttctgtaataacagaacaccagacagtagagagataccagagaaccaggaacgagtatgttagtgtgagaagagcagctgagaaaaggtatgaaaatgatatagctaataaagccatgaccgaaccaaagctactactcagtcacatcaggaggaagacaacagtgaaggaacaggtgatgaaacttagaacgggtgaggacaggtacacagagaatgacaaagaggtgtgtgaagaactcaacaagaggttccaggaggtcttcacaaaagaacgaggagagatcactgcactaggagaggtggcagtaaaccaggcgaccttggaagggttcgaaattactagagatgaggttaagaggcatctgttggagctggacgtgagaaatgctgttggcccggacggaatctcaccatgggtattgaaagagtgtgcaggagagccctgcttaccactctccatagtgtatagtaggtcactggagacgggagacctaccagaaatatggaagacggctaatgtagtcccaatatacaaaaagggtgacagacaagaggcactgaactacaggccagtgtccttgacttgtataccatgcaaggtgatggagaagatcgtgagaaaaaacctagtaacacatctggagagaagagacttcgtgacaacccatcaacatgggttcagggagggtaaatcttgccttacaggcttaatacaaTTCTACGAtcgggtgacaaagattaagcaagaaagagaaggatgggcggactgcatttttttagattgtcgaaaagcctttgacacagtaccgcataaaaggctgatgcacaagctggagaaagaggcaggagtaactggtagggcgctccagtggataaaggagtacctaagcaataggaaaatgagggcacaccaggagcccaccaagacccgccaacccccggcacctctcggccaagccgcccccgaacaccgtcaccccgccgggagaaccgaCCAGAACCCGTCAAACAAAATCtatcaaccatccagtgacccaatgctgtatgtgcgccaggcgttgtTCACCCGGACCGTTGAACaggggatgccaaacggcagtagcaaagccaaatcGCGAAAACAGAACGTGATCCAGCGACTCCCAGGCGGAGGCGGCGTTTagacaaggttgaaccaggagtcctttCGTGTGTTTACAGGTTGTGTTACGTGACCGGCCGCTCCTCCCTGAGGGAGTGTTCCAATAATATTGTCTTAACGACTAAGCTTATGTAACAATAGCAAGGGAGTCTGTAGTGTTTTCTGGTCCATTTatttatattcagtcctagtgaatactattttattaagtttaaacacaaGACTCTTGATTAAAAGAATAATTAGAGTTTTAAATTTACGTGTAGTGAAAAGACGTCTattgtgatgacgtcacggaatGACCCATTCTCTAAATTCTTAAAGGGTAACTgtagtatactaatatatgtgtcGGGTTTCCgacaagaactttttcagtgtcaaggtagtggaatgcattaggatgtgatgtggactccatacacagtttgaaatgtagatatgatagagcttgagaagctcagtaatctgttgagaggcgggaccaaagagccagagctcaacccccgcaagcacaactaaatgagtacacacagacagtacggacagctgagtagacagtgctctggggtcgtaatcctaagggccacagttcgattcccggcagatgcagaaacaaatgggcagagtttctttcaccttgatgcaactgttcacctagcagtatatagataCCTGGtaggtagacagctgctacgggttgttttccggggatgagtgtgtgtgttagataaaaatatgtaatagacataatagaggaaaaatagattggttagaaaggcggggtccaagagctaatagctcgactgtgcagatacaaatagtaaatacatacacacacacacacacacacacacacacacacacacacacacacacacacacacgcgcgcacacgcacacgcacacgtacacacacacacacacacacacacacacacacacacacacacacacacaagggtactacctggataagggactacctgggagaagtgcagtgggaggaagaacttagaggaaaaacagtgcaaggtatgatgaaccaagtcatattgaaatgcaaggaggctgaagatagatttattccaacaataaaggaaaaaagcaggagggaatataataacccatggtttaatagacagtgtcaggaagcaaaggtgagaagcaggagggagtggaggaagtacagaaggcaatggacagaggacaacaggattagatgtaacagagctaggaatgattacattaacataagacgagtgtcggaaagaaattatgagaacgatattgcagtcaaagcgaaaaagcaaccaaaattactacatagccatataagaaggaagatgtcggtaaatgaccaagtgacaagactgaggaaaacagaaggggcatatacagaaagcgacaaggaaatctgcgaggtactgaatgcaaaattccatggagtgttcactaccgagcctgagcagctcccattgttagaagagattacccaagatgaaagactatcagatatagaggtgacagcagaggatgtaatgaaacagttgacaacactggatgcaaataaagctgttggaccagacaaagtatcaccgtggatacttaaagaggcagcgcaggctctcagcgtgcctctggcaatgatcttcaatgagtcacttatgtcgggagaattgcccagttgctggaaggaggcaaatgtcgtaccgattttcaaaaagggggatagggaggaggcacttaactacagacccgtatcactgacaagcatcccctgcaaaatacttgaaagaataattaggctaagacttgttgagcacctggagagcattgggtttgtaaacaagcaccaacatgggttctggacagggaaatcatgcctaacaaaccttttagaattctatgataaagtaacaaggataaggcaggacagagaaggctgggcagactgcatatttcttgactgccaaaaggcctttgatacggtaccgcacatgagactgctatacaaacttgagaggcaggcaggagtaagcggaaaggccctagtatgggtgaagaactacctaacaggaaggagccagagggtaatggtaaggggcgaaaagtcggactggcgaacagtaacaagtggagtacctcaaggatcggtgctgggaccaatcctctttctaatttacgtaaatgatatgtttacaggagtggaatcatacatgtcgatgtttgcagatgacgcaaaattaatgagaagagttgtgacagacgaggattgtaggatcctccaagaggacttaaacaggctgcagagatggtcagagaaatggctactggagtttaacaccagtaaatgtaaagttatggaaatgggatcaggtgacaggagaccaaagggacagtacacaatgaaggggaacagcctacctgtaacgattcgagaaagagacctgggagtggatgtgacacctaatctaactcctgaggcacatataaataggataacgacagcagcgtactctacactggcgaaaattagaacttcattcagaaacctaaatgaggaagcttttagggcgctttacactgcctacgtgagacccgtcttagagtatgccgcgccatcatggagcccccacttgaagaaacacataaagaaactggagaaggttcagaggtttgcgacgaggcttgtcccagaactacgagggatgggatatgaagagcggctgaaggaactgaaccttacgacactagagaaaagaagggagagaggagatatgatagggacatataaaatactcaggggaattgacaaagtggaaatagatcaaatgttcacacgtaataataacagaacgaggggacatgggtggaaactggaaactcagatgagtcacagagatgttaggaagttttcttttagcgtgagagtagtagaaaaatggaatgcacttggggaacaggttgtggaagcaaatactattcatacttttaaaactaggtatgatagggaaatgggacaggagtcattgctgtaaacaaccgatagctagaaaggcgggatccaagagtcaatgctcgatcctgcaagcacatataggtgagtacatataggtgagtacacacacacacacacacacacacacacacacacacacacacacacacacacacacacacacacacacacacacacacacacacacacacacacacacgaaattgGACTTTTATCGTCGGGAAAATCGCTGTTAATTGAGAAAGAAAacaaccaggagtgactgtaagggtTCACTGTGAACAGGAAGAACAGATAACATTCTCGTGTTCATTAAAGCCAGCTGTGAACAGGAAGAACATATAAATAACACGAGTGTTCATTAAGGCCAGCTGTGAACAGGAAGAACATATAAATAACACGAGTGTTCATTAAGGCCAGCTGTGAACAGGAAGAACATATAAATAACACGAGTGTTCATTAAGGCCAGCTGTGAACAGGAAGAACATATAAATAACACGAGTGTTCATTAAGGCCAGCTGTGAACAGGGAGAACATATAAATAACACGAGTGTTCATTAAGGCCAGCTGTGAACAGGAAGAACATATAAATAACACGAGTGTTCATTAAGGCCAGCTGTGAACAGGGAGAACATATAAATAACACGAGTGTTCATTAAGGCCAGCTGTGAACAGGAAGAACAGACAATAAGGAGGAGTTTGATATGTGTTAGAGTAAGAACAGTGTGATGTTGATACTCTTCACAGCTGTagtaagagagaggaggaggaggagaacaagaGATTAATGCCTCACAAGCGACGCCTGAGAACTGGAGCCACCAGTTCCAGCTCCCACAAGTAGGCAAAAACTAATTGGTCGCGCATAAAATAAAACAAGAAGTGACTGAACTGAAACAGACGTGACGGTCAAGCAAGCAGCATTATGGAGTTATATATTACTGGAGGTGAGGGCAGGAATTACTGGAAGTGAGGTAAGGAATTACTGGAGGTGAGGGCAGGAATTACTGGAAGTGAGAGCAGGAATTACTGGAGGTGAGGGCAGGGATTACCTGCTGGAACTGGACGTGAGTAAAACAAAACAGAGAGAAGCTAACCCTGGACACTAAAGGAGAGAGCAGAAGCCCTGTGCTTGACTGTGTGTAAGAGGTGACTGGAAGAAAGAGACCTGCCAGAAGGTTAACATTCTCCCAACATACACGAGGAGAGACTTACAggcggcactgaactacaggtcagtgtccctcaCCATGCAAGATGACCTGTACAGTATCTACAGAGATGGTGCTTTGTAGCGCACCACCAGCACGGGGTTGGGGAAGGTCACCTTGCCTCACAGGGGCACGGGGTTGGGGAAGGTCACCTTGCCTCACAGGGGCACGGGGTTGGGGAAGGTCACCTTGCCTCACAGGGGCACGGGGTTAGGTCACCTTGCCTCACAGGGGTACGGGGTTAGGTCACCTTGCCTCACAGGGGTACGGGGTTAGGTCACCTTGCCTCACAGGAGCACGGGGTTAGGTCACCTTGCCTCACAGGAGCACGGGGTTAGGTCACCTTGCCTCACAGGGGCACGGGGTTAGGTCGCCTTGCCTCACAGGGGCACGGGGTTAGGTCCCCTTGCCTCACAGGGG
This genomic window from Procambarus clarkii isolate CNS0578487 chromosome 26, FALCON_Pclarkii_2.0, whole genome shotgun sequence contains:
- the LOC138368947 gene encoding asparagine-rich protein-like gives rise to the protein MSMNTDMSMNTDMIMNTDMSMNTDMSMNTDMNMNTDMSMNTDMSMNTDMNMNTDMSMNTDMSMNTDMIMNTDMNMNTDMNMNTDMNMKTDMSMNTDMSMNTDMIMNTDMNMNTDMNMNTDMNMNTDMSMNTDMSMNTDMSMNTDMSMNTDMSMNTDMSMNTDMNMNTDMSMNTDMSMNTDMIMNTDMNMNTDMNMNTDMNMKTDMSMNTDMSMNTDMIMNTDMNMNTDMNMNTDMNMKTDMSMNTDMSMNTDMIMNTDMNMNTDMNMNTDMNMNTDMSMNTDMSMNTDMSMNTDMSMNTDMSMNTDMSMNTDMNMNTDMSMNTDMSMNTDMIMNTDMNMNTDMNMNTDMNMKTDMSMNTDMSMNTDMIMNTDMNMNTDMNMNTDMNMKTDMSMNTDMSMNTDMIMNTDMNMNTDMSMNTDMNMNTDCSAHRKITSPI